The window GTCCCACATGTCCTGACGCCCGCCGCCATAGCCGCCGCCGCCCGCGAAGCCCTGTTCATCGCCGTAGTAGAGGGTGGGCACGCCCCGGCTGAACATCATCAGGGCGTGGGCGAGGGTGGCGCGGGCCAGCAGTTCGTCATCCGACGCCTGCGGGTGGGCCTTCAGCACGAAACCGCCGATGCGGCCCATGTCGTGATTGCCCAGGAAGGTCGGCAGTTGCAGCGCGGCCTCAGCCCCGCCTTCATACAGGGCGTCGGCGGCGAACAGCTTGGCCAGGGAGTCCGGGGCCTTGGCGCCATTGGCCACGTCGGTGGCGACCGACTGGAAGCCGAAGTCGAGCACGGCGGGCAGCTTGTCGACCCGCGTGTGCTGGGCCAGGGCCGCCGGGTCGTGGTCATAGACCTCGCCGAAGATGTGGAAGTTGGGGATGCCGCGGGCCTTGGCCCGCTCCAGCATGGCCGGGACGAAGGCCTGCCAGAACTCGGGGTTCACATGCTTGGCGGTGTCGATGCGGAAGCCGTCGATCCCGTAGGCGTCGATCCAGTCGCCGAAGATCTCGATCATGCCTTGAACCACGCGCGGGTTCTCGGTGAACAGGTCGTCCAGACCGGCGAAGTCGCCGTGGGTCGAGCTCTCGCCCCGGAAGGTCGAGTCGCCCCGGTTGTGGTAGAGTAGGGGGTCGTTCAGCCAGGCCGGGACCTTCACCGTCTCTTCGCCAGCCGGGATGTAGGGCGTGTACGCCCAGGTCGGATCGGTCAGTTTGGCGAAGTCCGACGCATCCCCGTCGCCCCGGAAGCCGTCGTTGATCGCCGCCCCGTCCACGCCGCCGCGACGGGCGTAGGGATAGTCGGCGACCGAACGATAGGCGCAGTCATTGGCCGGGCATTCGCGATACTGGATCACGTCGGCCGTATGGTTGGTGACGATGTCCAGATAGACCTTCATGCCGCGCGCATGGGCCGCCTCGACCAGGGCCTTCATCGTCTCCGGCTCGCCGAAGTGGGGATCGGGGCGGGTGAAGTCGGTGATCCAGTAGCCGTGGAAGCCGGCCATGGGGCGGCCGACCGTCGGCTGCACCGCCTTGTTCTTGAACACGGGGGCCAGCCAGATGGCGGTGGCGCCCAGGCCCTGCAGATAGTCCAGCTTCTGGATCACCCCGGCCAGGTCGCCGCCGTGATAGAATTCGGGGCTGGACGGATCGAAGCCGCTGACCAGTCGGTCGGGCGCATAGCCGCCGTGGTCGTTGGCGGCGTCGCCGTTGGCGAAACGGTCGGGCAGCAGGAAGTAGATGACCTCGTCCTGGGGCGGGCGCTGGCGCATGGCCTCGATGGTCGAGGCGGCGGGCGTCTGGGCTGCGGCGGCTCCGGCGGCCAGCAGGCTCAGTCCGGACACGGCTCCGAGCAGAGCGTTCCAGCGGCGTGGCGTCCTGGGCATTGGCGGCCCTCCCTGTCCTGTCCTTCCGATACGATGCCGGAAAGATCGATTTGCAAGTTTTTGCAGCGACGGGCAGGCCTGTCAACTGCGCCGTTTTTGCCTTGTTTTCCAAGAAGGCTCCCATGTTGCGTCGCAATAATGGGCCATTCTGTGGGGTTTTCGAGCGAACATTGTCCGGCCTCAAATATTACCGGCTTGCAAGGTTGTCATAGATTTGCATAAGTTTGCGTCAGATCGCTTCATCAGAGAGCGACACACATGGGAGGATGACGATGGCTTATGGCTTCACCCGGCGTGCGCGCCTCATGACCGGCGGCGCCTTGGGCGTCGTCATGACCCTGGCTCTCGCGGGCGGCGTTCAGGCGCAGACGGCTTCGCAGGACGAGCAGGCGACCCAGGTCGACGAGATCGTCGTCACCGGCATCCGCCGCTCGATCGAGGCCTCGATCTCGGCCAAGGCCAACAACACCTCGATCGTCGAAGTCATCTCGGCTGAAGACATCGGCAAGCTGCCCGACGTGTCGATCGCCG of the Brevundimonas pondensis genome contains:
- a CDS encoding alpha-amylase family glycosyl hydrolase, with the protein product MPRTPRRWNALLGAVSGLSLLAAGAAAAQTPAASTIEAMRQRPPQDEVIYFLLPDRFANGDAANDHGGYAPDRLVSGFDPSSPEFYHGGDLAGVIQKLDYLQGLGATAIWLAPVFKNKAVQPTVGRPMAGFHGYWITDFTRPDPHFGEPETMKALVEAAHARGMKVYLDIVTNHTADVIQYRECPANDCAYRSVADYPYARRGGVDGAAINDGFRGDGDASDFAKLTDPTWAYTPYIPAGEETVKVPAWLNDPLLYHNRGDSTFRGESSTHGDFAGLDDLFTENPRVVQGMIEIFGDWIDAYGIDGFRIDTAKHVNPEFWQAFVPAMLERAKARGIPNFHIFGEVYDHDPAALAQHTRVDKLPAVLDFGFQSVATDVANGAKAPDSLAKLFAADALYEGGAEAALQLPTFLGNHDMGRIGGFVLKAHPQASDDELLARATLAHALMMFSRGVPTLYYGDEQGFAGGGGYGGGRQDMWDGQVESYRTEQRIGGLRNPYDREAPLYRAISEMARLRAADPALRRGRQTVRAAAEAPGLFAITRALPDQDGETLVVFNTGTEPLSANIVVNAASTRWTASRGSCPTASAAPGVVRVTVPPLDYMICVSEGPAQ